DNA sequence from the Cyanobacteria bacterium FACHB-DQ100 genome:
TCATCTAACCCATCAAGCAACAGCAACATTTTTCCCGATCGCAACAAGGCTTCAACCACGTCGGAATCTGAAATGCCAGAGGTGAGAAATTCCTCGCGAATGTAGTGAATTAAACTGAATTCATCCATCGCTCTAGACTCGTCAGCAAAATCCCGCAGCGTGATAAAAATGGGAATCCGATTTGCAGCAAATCGACCCCGGTTGCACTGAATGGCGAGATGCTGCAAGAAGGTAGTTTTACCTGCTCCAGGTTTGCCCAATATCCGAAGCTTCGAGTAGGTTTCGACGGCTCTTGTTCCCTCCGTTTGAGTCTGAGACATCTCGCCGAGTCCAAAGAGATCGAAGTCTTTTGATGTAAAGTTTTGCAGGTCAGAAATTCCTAGCCATTGTTGGCTGACGATTTCTTCCAAGATGTTGACATCAATGTAAAGGTCGTCAATTTTGATAGGACGGCTCACGTTCAATAACTGCAACGTGCCACACTGATTTTGCACTTTGTCCTGACGTTGTACTCTCACCTGACGGACTAGGCTCTCCATTTCCGGAGGAGTTTCATATGCCTGTTTAGGCTCTGATCTTGCGATCGCAGAATGTTCAGCGATGTCTTGCCAATCTAGCCCTAAAGCAGAACACAATTCGATAAAAATATGACGTTCCACCGGACGACCTGTGAAAAATCTCCAAACGGGTTGGCGGGTCCTAAGGTTCACTTCCATTGCCAAGCCTTCCTGCGTCCAGCCCGTGCGATCAAAGGCGCTTTTAGCTTGTTTGATTCCCGCTTCTGTCGCTTGGAACGATCGCTTTGCCATCGGAAAACCCCTGTGCTCAAGATCCATTACCCACAAGCGCCTGGATCTTAATATTTATCTTTAGAATCGTAATCTTTCGGTAGAAGCAGAGTCCGCGAAACTGAAGTGATTTCTGCTCTAGGAAATGCAAGTGCAACGATTGAAAATAAGTCCTCTTTTGGATATCTCTAAGGTAAGAGGTAACTAAGCTGGGTTGTAGAACACACTGAAATTTAACCTTAGTCGAGTTACAAAGTGAACACTTTAACGACTCCATCAATTTCCGTGGCGGATCGCATTCTAGTCGTCGATGACATTGAAGATAACTCTGTTCTGCTTCAAGTCGTTCTAGAGCAAGAAGGCTACGAGGTAGATGTGGCAAACAGCGGTCGAGAGGCATTAGACAAAGTTGAGTACCACCAACCCGACTTAATTTTGCTGGATGTAATGATGCCGGAAATGAATGGGTTTGAAGTGACACAACGGATTCGGCAAAACAATCGTATTCCCTTCATTCCAATTTTGTTGATTACAGGGTATGACCAGTTCAATTCAGCAGAAGAATTTGAATTCGGTGCAGATGACTTCATTCGTAAACCCGTTGACTTTAATCTTTTGCTCGATCGTATTCGCACTATCTTGCCCGAGGACCGCAACGATCAAGCGTTCCGAAGCCGTTAATCGCTTCGAGTGAAATGACCAGCGTTCGTGTTGCTTGCTTTATGCAGATGCGACTAATTCACTAACGATCGCGATTAC
Encoded proteins:
- a CDS encoding response regulator; this encodes MNTLTTPSISVADRILVVDDIEDNSVLLQVVLEQEGYEVDVANSGREALDKVEYHQPDLILLDVMMPEMNGFEVTQRIRQNNRIPFIPILLITGYDQFNSAEEFEFGADDFIRKPVDFNLLLDRIRTILPEDRNDQAFRSR